The following are from one region of the Nymphaea colorata isolate Beijing-Zhang1983 chromosome 7, ASM883128v2, whole genome shotgun sequence genome:
- the LOC116258145 gene encoding peroxisome biogenesis protein 19-1-like: MANPLPDDLDALLDSALDDFANVDLGGSQRDGSGGQLPGNGDEKKENDSVKGLGGLGLPELQKKKKMKNKVSASGRDSHVAEALEQLTQQTREAVKGLEFAAGTGPIPDDVPDEQMMENLVKQFEELAGSQDMETIVETMMHQLLSKEILHEPMKEIGERYPKWLEEHKSGLSTEEYQRYSDQYELIKKLIEVYENEPNNFNKIVELMQKMQECGQPPNDIVQELAPDLDLASLGGQLSPEMLQSTPNCCIM, encoded by the exons ATGGCCAACCCCCTTCCAGACGATTTAGATGCTCTCCTTgaca GTGCACTGGATGATTTTGCAAATGTTGATTTGGGTGGTAGCCAAAG GGATGGATCAGGAGGCCAACTTCCTGGTAACGGtgatgaaaaaaaggaaaatgattcaGTTAAAGGATTGGGTGGTCTTGGGTTACCCGAattacagaagaaaaagaaaatgaagaacaaggTTTCTGCCTCCGGGAGGGACAGCCATGTAGCTGAAGCGTTGGAGCAGCTTACTCAGCAGACTAGAGAGGCTGTCAAAGGTTTAGAATTTGCTGCCGGTACTGGTCCTATTCCGGATGATGTCCCTGATGAACAGATGATGGAGAATCTCGTCAAGCAGTTTGAAGAGCTAGCTGGGTCTCAG GACATGGAGACAATAGTTGAGACCATGATGCATCAGCTTTTGTCGAAGGAAATTCTACATGAACCtatgaaagaaattggagaaaGATATCCAAAGTGGTTGGAAGAGCATAAATCTGGGTTGAGTACCGAAGAGTATCAACGTTATAGTGACCAGTATGAGCTTATAAAGAAGTTAATTGAGGTTTATGAAAATGAACCTAATAACTTCAACAAGATTGTTGAACTTATGCAGAAGATGCAAGAATGTGGCCAACCTCCAAACGATATTGTGCAAGAGCTTGCTCCTGACCTTGACCTAGCAAGTCTAGGAGGTCAACT GTCACCGGAGATGCTGCAATCCACACCAAATTGTTGTATAATGTGA
- the LOC116257179 gene encoding uncharacterized protein LOC116257179 codes for MMVPALLLCLFLSLHRQATADGGHVRCRSIDCPKYTVVEVDDVRNFEVREYESPLWVFVKHHQQATSYQQALSAQAPILSDYMKGNNDFNTTISETAPAVTVVIPGLYHANDVGAPFGDAYRFARYLPQNVQLTAPPTSNNTVRFWRFPPENQRVVVKKFREGAINDATIAHAVASLRNSLKGSTWESRVRPCGGFAVADYNYPDTNGTTKNEIMLLAEKEWLSGGGQ; via the exons ATGATGGTGCCCGCTCTTCTgctctgcctcttcctctccctccatcGTCAAGCCACTGCCGACGGCGGCCATGTCCGCTGCCGGAGCATCGACTGTCCCAAGTACACGGTGGTGGAAGTCGACGACGTTAGGAACTTCGAAGTGAGAGAGTATGAGAGCCCACTCTGGGTGTTCGTCAAGCACCATCAGCAGGCCACCTCTTACCAGCAGGCCCTCTCCGCACAGGCCCCTAT ACTCAGCGACTACATGAAGGGGAACAATGACTTCAACACGACGATCTCAGAGACCGCGCCGGCTGTCACCGTCGTCATCCCAGGCCTTTACCACGCCAACGATGTCGGCGCACCCTTTGGCGACGCCTACCGCTTCGCCCGCTACCTTCCCCAAAACGTGCAGCTCACTGCACCCCCGACGTCCAACAACACTGTCCGCTTCTGGCGCTTCCCGCCGGAAAACCAACGCGTCGTCGTCAAGAAATTCAGAGAAGGAGCGATCAACGACGCGACAATCGCGCATGCGGTGGCTTCACTGCGCAACAGCCTGAAGGGCTCGACGTGGGAGAGCAGGGTGAGGCCCTGTGGCGGCTTCGCCGTCGCCGACTACAACTACCCCGACACCAACGGCACCACCAAGAACGAGATTATGCTTCTCGCCGAAAAGGAGTGGTTAAGTGGTGGAGGACAGTAG
- the LOC116257571 gene encoding uncharacterized protein LOC116257571, with protein sequence MLTVLLFLLSVHQAVAIGNGGAAPYGIPLNCKSLECPLYEVVTRQSEFEIRHYKAPVWMSTPSINTTSYTQATSQGFGTLFAYIEGKNHDNVKIQMTAPVLIQVLPSTGPFCNSSFVVSFYVPKKYQTSPPLSTEVHAVRWPAGRYAAVRRFGGFMNETTIPMEAAALKQSLQGTSWASDVAPRGKTPSTYWVAGYNSPFEYENRVNEVMFIFDK encoded by the exons ATGCTTACTGTGCTCCTCTTTCTGCTCTCTGTTCACCAGGCAGTAGCCATTGGCAACGGTGGTGCTGCTCCCTATGGCATCCCCTTGAACTGCAAGTCCCTTGAGTGCCCTCTCTATGAGGTGGTGACCCGGCAGAGCGAGTTTGAGATAAGGCACTACAAGGCTCCTGTCTGGATGTCTACTCCAAGTATCAACACTACCTCCTACACTCAGGCTACCAGCCAGGGCTTCGGCAC GCTTTTCGCCTACATTGAAGGGAAAAACCATGACAACGTCAAGATACAGATGACAGCGCCAGTGCTCATCCAGGTCCTCCCGTCGACCGGACCCTTTTGCAACTCGTCGTTCGTCGTCAGCTTCTACGTGCCGAAGAAGTACCAGACGAGCCCACCATTGTCTACGGAAGTCCACGCAGTCAGGTGGCCGGCGGGCAGATATGCCGCAGTCAGGCGATTCGGAGGCTTCATGAACGAGACCACGATTCCCATGGAAGCTGCAGCCCTTAAACAGAGCCTACAGGGCACAAGTTGGGCCTCTGATGTTGCCCCTAGAGGGAAGACGCCGTCCACATACTGGGTCGCAGGCTACAATTCTCCATTTGAATATGAGAACCGAGTCAATGAAgtcatgttcatatttgacaAGTAG
- the LOC116257178 gene encoding uncharacterized protein LOC116257178, producing MVLPLVLLLLFSSSLGHAGTPPYEIPSSCNENQECPPYRVVAYDKGNAFEIRQYESPVWVSSVPVNGSFSVASIIGFASLYSFFGGNNDADMSIPLTGPTVTKVSSSSTGTPTCTVYFYVPKKIQENPPSSQETQVVRWPAGHHAAVRRFSGVAGDVNVPLEVEKLKQSLQGSPWQGNTTSPDYHVASFVNPLLQGDDSINEIMFIFDQ from the exons ATGGTGCTGCCATTGGTGCTGCTTCTGttgttctcttcttctcttggtcATGCCGGCACACCACCCTATGAGATACCGTCCAGTTGCAATGAGAACCAGGAGTGCCCTCCTTACCGAGTTGTGGCATATGACAAGGGCAACGCCTTTGAGATAAGGCAGTACGAGTCGCCCGTGTGGGTGTCTTCCGTCCCCGTTAATGGCAGCTTCTCTGTTGCATCAATCATCGGCTTTGCCAG CCTTTACTCCTTCTTTGGTGGGAACAACGATGCCGACATGTCAATCCCACTAACCGGACCAACTGTGACCAAAGTCTCATCATCCTCAACAGGAACTCCCACCTGCACAGTTTACTTCTATGTACCAAAGAAGATCCAAGAGAACCCACCATCTTCTCAAGAGACACAGGTTGTCCGGTGGCCGGCCGGCCATCATGCGGCAGTCCGGCGATTCAGCGGCGTTGCTGGTGACGTAAACGTCCCTCTAGAAGTAGAGAAGCTCAAGCAGAGTCTGCAGGGCTCCCCTTGGCAAGGGAACACCACTTCCCCAGACTATCATGTTGCAAGCTTTGTCAATCCCTTGTTGCAAGGAGATGATTCCATCAATGAGATCATGTTCATTTTCGATCAATAA